The DNA sequence GAGCCTGTGGCGGAGAATACCGAGTTGTTACTTATGTTTGCTGCCCGCGCTCAGCATATAGCAGAAGTGATTATGCCGGCCTTGCGCCGCGGCCAGTGGGTTCTCTGTGATCGTTTTACCGATGCTACCTATGCCTATCAGGGGGGCGGGCGGGGGATAGACAGAGCAAAAATCGCGCAGCTGGAAAACCTGGTACAGGGAGCGTTGCACCCTGATATGACATTGTTGTTGGACATTCCAGTCAAACAGGGGCTGGCTCGGGCAAGGGAACGTGGTGAGCCGGATCGTTTCGAACGGGAAGAGCTGTTTTTTTTCAACGCTGTTCGCGATTGTTATCTGCAACGTGCCAGTGAAGAACCGCATCGATATCGCATTGTTGACGCATCGCTGCCGCTTGTCGATGTGCAGAGCTCTCTGGCCATGCATCTCAAGCAGTTTTTGGAAAGTAGCGCGTGATGTTGCCCATAACCGAGCCATATCCCTGGCAACAAAATCAGTGGATGCAGCTCAACAGGCTGATTAGCCAGGAAAAGTTGCCGCATGCTCTGGTTCTTTGTGGACCTCGACATCTCGGTAAAGAACAATTTGGCTACGCCCTGGCGCAAAGGCTTCTTTGTGACAATCAACAAGGGCAGGTGGCATGTGGTGTCTGTAAACAATGTTCGTTGTTTACTTCGCAAAATCATCCGGATGTTTTGCGGATAGTACCGGAGGAAGAGGGTAAGGCCATCCGGATTGACCGCATTCGTCAGTTGAGTGAATTCACTGAAAAGACAGCACAGCAGAGCGGTTGGAAGATTGTGATTATTTCCCCCGCAGATGCGATGAACATTAACGCGGCTAATGCCCTGTTGAAAACACTTGAGGAGCCAGCCAGAAAAACACTGTTGATACTGGTCTGTCATCGGCTCTCAAGGTTATCGGCGACCGTGCGGAGCCGTTGCCAGAAAGTTGTTTTTCCCGTTCCGGCACCGGCTGAAGTTCATGCTTGGTTGTCATCGAAGATAGCGGATTCCGATAGCAGTGAAGCTGAGCTATTGCAGTATGCCGAAGGTCGACCCCTGTTGGCGCTGGAGTTTCTTCAGACTGACCTGCTGGAGATACGCCGTACCTTCGATAAAATGCTCGATGAGCTGGCTTCTGGACAGTTGAGTGCTATTGTCTCAGCCCAGAAATGTCAGTCTATAGACACAATGATGGCGATCGACTGGTTATACAGTCGGCTGGCCCTGGAATTGAAGACGAAAGAAATGCACCCTGGTGCCTACCGCTATCTGGATCGACTTATACAGATAAAAAGACGGCTTCAGGCGGGGGGGAACCCCAATAAATCATTATTGTGGGAGGAGCTGATGCTGGATTGGCAACATCTAGTATCACTGGCTCCCTCCAGACGCGCAGGGTAAGCTTGAAGCGAAAAGTATTCTTGTTTAAAGAGGCAGCCAAGTTGGCTGTCCCCAACGTTTGTATAGTAGACTTCTGTTAAATTTTTCGGGTTGATTATGGATATGGAAGCGTTTAGTGGTAGCGTTCGAAATGGTATTTTGAACCTTTCGATCAAAGATGAGCAGGCGTTATATGCTGCTTACATGCCGTTTGTTATCAATGGCGGTTTATTTATTGCTACACGAAAAAACTACAATCTTGGTGATGAGGTATTCATTTTGCTGGATCTCATGGAAGAACCGGACCGTTTGCCTCTGACCGGAAAAGTTATCTGGATTACCCCGAAAGGCATGGGCGGCAACCGTCGCGAGGGTGTCGGCATCCAGTTGAATGAAAAACACGGTGACATTCAGGGTAAATTTGAAACTTATCTGGCAGGTTTGATGGAAGCGGGCAAGCCCACCAATACCATGTAATTTCACAATCAACAGGCTTTAGACGGTGCTGGTGGATTCACACTGTCATCTGGATCATCTCAATCTGGACGACAATCACAGTTCTCTTTCCTCAATACTTGACGATGCTCGTCAGCGGGGTGTTGGTGCTTTTCTGGGCGTCGGTGTAGACTTGGACAGTTCGGCAAGACTGATCGAGCTGGCGGAATCCAACCGGGATGTTCTGGTTTCTGTGGGCGTTCATCCGCTCCAGGAAACATTGCCTGCATTACCTGAACCCGATGACTTGATCCAAATTGCCAGCCATCCGGCCGTCGTGGCAGTGGGAGAAACAGGCCTTGATAACTATTACAGCCCGGACTCAGCGGCTTGGCAGGAAGAAAGTTTCATCCGCCATTTAAAGGTGGCAGATAAACTGAACAAACCCGTGGTCGTTCATACACGACAGGCCCAGCAGCAAACGCTGGCCATTCTGCGAGCGCATGTAAATCAGGACGTCGGCGGGGTTTTGCACTGCTTTACCGAGACCTGGGCGATGGCTGAAGCCGCCATAGCGATGAATTTTTATATTTCCTTTTCCGGAATTATTACCTTTCGCAATGCCGCAGCCTTAAGAGAAGTGGTCAAAAAAGTACCGCTCGATAAGTTGTTGGTGGAAACGGATGCGCCCTGGTTGGCGCCGGTACCCTATCGTGGCAAACAAAACCTGCCCGGCCATGTGGTAGAAGTTGCGCAGATGGTCGCCGATATAAAAGGTATTTCTTATCAGCAGGTTGCCGAAACGACGACTGCTAACTTCGCCGCGCTTTTTCTTGGTGGGCAATCGTTTTCCGCTCGTAGTAGTCCAGTAGTTCCCCTATAGCAAAACTGCCTGACTGGTTGGTTTGCTGTGGTAATCACCTTAATGCACAGCTGACCCACCTTCCTCCCCGAGCATCCATGCTTGGGAGTCTGGCAGGGGGAGTAGGGCTATTCTCGGGATTGCCCGTCATCCTTCTTTGTCTTCAACCTTTTGTTCTTCCTGTGAATTAACCATTAACTGGCTGGATTGGACGATCTCTTCGTAGTCACTTTTTGAAAAAGTAAACAAGATGTCTTTATCACTGCGCTGCACGAAGTGTTGTCCATTATTTTCGTGGAATGTATAGCGCCAGCTGTTATCACCAGATGTGACATCCAGTTTTATATCATGGCCCTCGGCAAGATCAGGCTTGTCCTTTACCAAACCGGTCACACGGAGTTTGTTCAGGCTGCTGAGCAGATTCTCGATTTCCTGTTGATTTTTGGCCACTGGATTATCCTGATTGATCAGAATAGCTGGACCTTTACGGGATAACTGCCAGTTATCGCCGGTTTTCACCAAGACAAAGTTAGCTCCCTCAATACGGTCAAGGTTTTTAGCCGCCAACAGAGACCTGTCCAACCAGTCAGTGGTTTTGGGGGGAATATCGGCCAGTTCCAGTTCTACTGCATAAACCTGGTCATTCCCGCCCTTTCTTATGTGTAGTTGTTTGAGTCCCGGCGATGAGCCGATCAGAATTTCACCGAGCAGGTTTTCTCCGCTGTAGATAGCTATTCGACGTTGAGCATTTTTTTGATCCACCTCGAAACGGGAGTGGCTGGTCTGGTTTGTGGCAATCGGCCACTTCACCTGAAGTTGTTCAAGCTTCTCCAGTAAAGCATTCACTTTGTCGCTCTGGGCGAGCAGCCCATCTCCCAGTAATTGCCACTCGCCATCGTCCTTGCTCTTGCTCTTGCTCTTGCTCTGGCCCAGGGAAACTGTGCCGGTCTCAGAGGTAATCGTGACCTTGTCGACATTCTCCCAGTGGATATCCAGCAGAGCCTGGGGCAGGTCGCTGTTTGATTGATGCTGGGCATACCACCACAGACCTGCGATTATGATCAGCTGGATGGCCAAAAGGCCGCTCAACGCGGTTTTTGTATTCATCTTCTGAAGCTCCTTTATTTGGCTAACACATTGAGATAATGCTGTTGACGGGAGCGCTGCTGTTTCCGCTGAAACAATGCAATAATCGCCAACGCCAAAATGGCCAGCGCATAGTTCAAATACTCCCAGAAAATCTGGGTGTCATGATCCATCGGTGGCAGTGTCCTGTTGAACTGCCCTCTTGCACGAATACTGAGCATGCTGGCATCTTCCAGCGCCCAGTCCACGGTATTTGCCATCAACTGCATCGGATTCAGATATTCGCTGCCCGCTGCAGAATTTGCCATGGTCATAGTCTGATCGCGCAGAAAATCATTTGAGCTGTATAGAATGATTCTTGCCGAGGATGGTGAGTGTTCGGTTACACTGGAAAAGCCCGCAAGGGATGTCCCGGTTTCTGTGTCGCTTGCCACATCATCCTTTGACATTAGCGGTGATTCTTTTCCCGCAAAGTAAGAGGTGAAGCGACCTTCACTGATCACACCGAGTAAATAGGATTTCTCCTCCTTAGGTAGGGGGAACGCTGCGAAACCGTTTTCGTCAATTTCGGGCATGATATCCATGTTGTCGGATATCCAGGAGCGCTCCGAGCTGCGAATCAATTCCGTTATATCCCGATCGGCCTGCTTTTCAGCGTCGATAGTGATCGGTGAGGCCCAGGCTACCGTGACCTGTGGGATGTTGGCTGAAATTGGATTTTCCTCGTTTAGTCCTTCCCCTCGAGCGTCGATAAAATAGGGGTAGTCAATGACCCGGATTTC is a window from the Porticoccus hydrocarbonoclasticus MCTG13d genome containing:
- a CDS encoding DNA polymerase III subunit delta', whose amino-acid sequence is MLPITEPYPWQQNQWMQLNRLISQEKLPHALVLCGPRHLGKEQFGYALAQRLLCDNQQGQVACGVCKQCSLFTSQNHPDVLRIVPEEEGKAIRIDRIRQLSEFTEKTAQQSGWKIVIISPADAMNINAANALLKTLEEPARKTLLILVCHRLSRLSATVRSRCQKVVFPVPAPAEVHAWLSSKIADSDSSEAELLQYAEGRPLLALEFLQTDLLEIRRTFDKMLDELASGQLSAIVSAQKCQSIDTMMAIDWLYSRLALELKTKEMHPGAYRYLDRLIQIKRRLQAGGNPNKSLLWEELMLDWQHLVSLAPSRRAG
- the tmk gene encoding dTMP kinase codes for the protein MNINEMKPESAMFITVEGGEGVGKSTNMAFIGEWLERHNIPYIATREPGGTPLAEEIRALLVKPRAEPVAENTELLLMFAARAQHIAEVIMPALRRGQWVLCDRFTDATYAYQGGGRGIDRAKIAQLENLVQGALHPDMTLLLDIPVKQGLARARERGEPDRFEREELFFFNAVRDCYLQRASEEPHRYRIVDASLPLVDVQSSLAMHLKQFLESSA
- a CDS encoding TatD family hydrolase, whose amino-acid sequence is MDSHCHLDHLNLDDNHSSLSSILDDARQRGVGAFLGVGVDLDSSARLIELAESNRDVLVSVGVHPLQETLPALPEPDDLIQIASHPAVVAVGETGLDNYYSPDSAAWQEESFIRHLKVADKLNKPVVVHTRQAQQQTLAILRAHVNQDVGGVLHCFTETWAMAEAAIAMNFYISFSGIITFRNAAALREVVKKVPLDKLLVETDAPWLAPVPYRGKQNLPGHVVEVAQMVADIKGISYQQVAETTTANFAALFLGGQSFSARSSPVVPL
- a CDS encoding DUF4340 domain-containing protein, with product MNTKTALSGLLAIQLIIIAGLWWYAQHQSNSDLPQALLDIHWENVDKVTITSETGTVSLGQSKSKSKSKDDGEWQLLGDGLLAQSDKVNALLEKLEQLQVKWPIATNQTSHSRFEVDQKNAQRRIAIYSGENLLGEILIGSSPGLKQLHIRKGGNDQVYAVELELADIPPKTTDWLDRSLLAAKNLDRIEGANFVLVKTGDNWQLSRKGPAILINQDNPVAKNQQEIENLLSSLNKLRVTGLVKDKPDLAEGHDIKLDVTSGDNSWRYTFHENNGQHFVQRSDKDILFTFSKSDYEEIVQSSQLMVNSQEEQKVEDKEG
- a CDS encoding PilZ domain-containing protein, coding for MEAFSGSVRNGILNLSIKDEQALYAAYMPFVINGGLFIATRKNYNLGDEVFILLDLMEEPDRLPLTGKVIWITPKGMGGNRREGVGIQLNEKHGDIQGKFETYLAGLMEAGKPTNTM